The stretch of DNA GTAATAGGCAATCCTGGAGGCCGAAGTCGTACACGTGTACGTTGCACCGTGGTGGCTTCTGCCTCGAACGGGTGTTTTCTCGGCCGTTGGTTTCTTGATGTGCGGCGGAGGTAAGACACGCAGAGAGTTCAGATATTTTGGGATGGTGGTAACGTTTGACGAATCGAGATGGAACAGCGTCCGGATGCGAGGACGAATCCGGACCGACCACAGGAGATGGAGTGATAAGTCGCGGTGGGCGCCATCTGACGCTGCGCGATGAGGACCGATTAcagctcttctcctcctcctttgcgCTCTCAGCTGACTTTGAGATCAAGCAAAGCTTCGCGTATGTATCGGCGTCGATACCATGCTTAACTTCAAGTCTTACTTGGGGTGGCAGTTCTCACCGTGGCAACACGAAGCTTCTAAAAGTGGACGCGCACCGCGGACTCGATCATCTCGAGCAATTTGGGCTTAGAGTGAAGTAGAGCTACAAAATAAGAACGAGGAAAGAAAAGATCGGTCTTTTAGCAGCCTTCTTGGGCGCCCGACTTGGGTTCCTCGGAGACCTCGTCCGTCTTCTTCGGCAGCAACACCTGGTTGATGTCGGGGAGCATTCCGCCGTGGGCAATGCTCACGTCCGCCAGAAGATCCCAGTGAAGACGAGAAGTCGAAGCTTCATGAATCCACTCATCTATCACATGAGACGCGAGACCGACGCGTTGGGCGTAGCGACCGTCCGGGAACTGGATGTCGTCCTTGACGGACCGGGAGACACGCTTCTTCATCGGACTGCCGCCCCTCCTCCCACCAGCTCCCTTCTGCACTCTACGTATATGGTCGATCTCATATGTTGATCTATAAACTGATACACTGAGCTCTAAATCAATCTTCTTCACTTGCGTTAATGACTGAATCCTAGGATTAGGTTAGCAGGCTTATCTTGACCTTTGAACTCTTATCTGTTCATCAACTATCTATGACTTTGCAGAGCAGAAAACGTAGTTGACGCAGAAAGAGATTAAGACCACGTTTCCAGACCAGCAGCAGTGCGTTGTATGCATCGAAGAGTAGCGTCTTTGACGTAGGGGACAACACATCAACGTCGTGCATGCATGAGGCTGACGAGACTTACGATCTCGTCTTCGGACGCTTTGTATGTGAAACGATGGAAAGGTTTTAGTTCAGTGCATGTTGTTATGTTCGTGAGGTCGTGCGACACACATCCAATTCCATGGCGTGTTCTGCTCTTGCATGAAAAGAGTGGCAGTGTGAATCCCAGTTAGGGAGGCAGAGGAGAACACAGCGGGAAAAGTCGCAGGCAAAGAACACATGCAACATTGCGTGTCTCTCAGTCATCACCAAAGAAACATTACACAGCAAAGGAAATGAAAGAAGCATAAAGATTCTATTAAAGATCGAGTCTGCTTACAATAACATTAGATGTATTTTTTATGCAATCTGTAAGCCATTCATAAACCCAATTAAAAGGCGGAACAGCAAATTTTACCTTTAAATATCTCCACATGACAACTAGTCATATATATGTGGCGATTAACAGTCAGCGAAAGCAAGCACACGCCGTGGCTGAGTCCATGGTGGACTGATCTCAAACCCAAAGATCTTCTACCGGCAGTCGCGCTCGCCCTCGGACGGTGGCGCGTTCAGATCCAACCACAAGGCCTTCTCCTCGCGCGGTTTCTTCTCTTGGAGGCAGGAGCCCTGCGGAAAGCTGTTGGCCGTCGCCCTGTGTCTCCGCATGTGACCGCCCAAGGCCTGACCGATGGCGAACTCGAGCCCGCAGACGGAGCACTCATGGACCCTCGCCCTTGCGAGTTCCTCGCGCCCGTTCCCGGCGACCCGTGGCTTCTTGTGGCTGGCCCGGTGGCCTCCGAGTGCTTGGAAGGACGGGAACCGGCGGTTGCAGGTCTTGCACTCGAAAACTCTGTCTGCAGGGGATGTGCGCGCCGAGACGTCGACGATCTCCTCTCCGTCGCAGCCGCCGAAAGAGAGGAGAATAAGGACATTAGCCACGTTCATGCTCGCCgtctctccttcctccccttctgtaTATCTCTTCATATCTGGTTCTACTACGGTTCTCAGATGGAAGAAGGGAAAACAAGCAGTCGCTACTTATAGGCTCTACGAAGACGAACTCCTTCCCGTATGTAAGCGCTGACTATAGCAATTAAATAGGGAACACGTAAGGATGAGATGGTGATGACAGCAGCAAGGGAGACGTCTCTGTCCTGCGGAGTTAGATGGAGGAGAGTGACAGCCAGCTAAGGAGACAACAAGCCAATTGGAGAACATCGGATTCGATTTGAACTACCATTACAGtaggaagaaatatatgattcatgACTCTTTCACTGAATTGAAATCCGGAACATGATCTATTGAGTGACATGATTGTTATGAAGCCATGCTTAGCAGTcggacatgagagagagagagagagagagagagagagagagatcagactGTGGACTTGATGTTAAAAGCAAACCAATGCACGCGACATCAAGCAGCCGGATATTAATGCCACGTCTAATTATGCTCAAAAGCATCCAAAGATGTTTCTCGTGTTTGACATTGCGCCATTCCAATTACGATCCATATATACTGCACAATGACGACACACAATGGCATCAACCATGGAATCACAACGGTCGAACAAATGTCTCCTCTTCTCCATTAACCAATGAGATGGTTCCTTGCACTTGTGGGCTTCTCAATGCTTACACTATGGAAGAGGAAAAGATTCATCGCAGACTAAACGAACAGATTAAATGAATGGTTAAAGTCTTTTTATATTACAACCAGTTGGCTGATGCTGAAGCAGCTTCAGTTCACTGCTGCTGATGCATGTTGCTTTCTATTGGTACGACGACTCGGTCACCATCAAGCAAGTCTCTCTGCATTGATTCATTGCATCTCATCACAGTAAGTGCTGCGGGTGTCATTGAACAGCATCAGAGTAAATGCGCTTTCTCCCATGAAAGCACGATTTGGGGTGACAACTTAGTCAACGGCAGCTGAGAAGGTTTCAAAAGCCAggatggagagggagagagaggctgGACAAGTTAGATCTGTAGATGACATGACTGGAGGAATACATATGTGTGTGTAGGGAGGAGAAGCTCTGCACAACTTTGCTACTCTGAATTCTGTAGTAAATAGGGTAATGTCAGCAGGGCCATATGGTGAGGAACAGATATTTCACATGAAGAATATGGTGTTACTCTCTTCCGATTCCTCGCCAACCAGCAGTAGGTAGCTAATCTTGGATGCTACCGTCCATCTGTGTCTTGATTCGTCATTCTTAATGCCTTCTATAATACAGTAATATCTGCTAAAAGGTTAAGAATGTGATCGAGATTCCAACATCACAAAATCGTATTGTTCATGTAAAATATGAGATATTTAGGTTTtgactaaaaaataaataaaatgttaaataataattaaaaaaagtgaagtttagaaaaaaaatattgaagatgTCTAAATGTTGCCTTAAGGCGAAATCTCATATGTACATGTGAAATTATATCGAGATTTTCATCCTAAGATTCAATTTATATTATCGATCGTATGAATACGATCCCGAAGTGATTTGATTAGCTTGTtggaaatcaaataataaaatagatttaaatttaaaaattattttttttatgaattgttGATTGTCTCAAAAGTCAAAGGACATATCCTTTCATATATAAGcatcaaattataatattaaaatcatttcatttatatcttttttttatgacaaaagtcATGTCATTTATATATTTATGAAGACTATCATtatgtattatatatttttttaattttatgtttaGCATCCATGATAAGAGTAAGCATATAATCATAAATCATGCATTTAAATAATTGGCATACATACTCAAAATTTCAACTACAAATATGTCAACAAACGTGTAAACAAATTCATGCATACCAATATGATATAAAAGTCACCCACATTTATAATGAAATTTAATATATCAAGAAAGTATATTACATGATATGCTTTGCTAATATGCATAACATTATTTCATAatgcatgatatatatattttttaaatcttgTAACAAGACTTTGatagacataaaaaattattaaagtcCCCACAATTCTAGAAAATTTTAACATCATGAAATTAACATAAAACTCATGATATGCATTGCAAATGATATTTTTAACATTTTTCATGATTTTACAAATGCataatatttatcatattttcatatgtgtatgtgtatgataatttgtcatgaaaaatatttatttatttttatagacCATGGTTCCCCACATTTCAAAGGGTTAttgttagaaaaatattataatctcaATGCCATGCatcaataataattatataattaagaatATTGCATGACATCTGTTTCGCGAACCTTGGGCCGGGTGGCTAACACGGGTTGGTCCGACTGGCAATGTCTAGGATTATCCTGATGGCGAAGATCTTGATTGTCAACCCAATGATTAACTTAAGTATTCGAATAGAAATACTCGACATAATTTGACGATCTCTAATGTAGAACGAGATTGACACGAGACTAACAAGTGATTTTCAACTCAAACAATTTGACTtaaatttatgtttataatttatattaagaatAAATCATTTTAGACTGTGATTGTTCGAAGTTCATgaagaatatatttataatttatattattattaaatatttttttaaataaattgattGTTATATCCCCAgttaaatattatatatcttattttttatagATTTTTAAGAGACCATAACAAATTTCGAAGATGCTGATAATTTATGAGCGGATAATAAAGATGTTGTACGAATTAAAAAAATCAACTAAATCCGtaacaaaattttaatattaatgaatattaaattaaatattaatttaattaaaaaataatattaatttcatCAAGAAACTTAAATTTATTTATAGATTAAACGCTATCATTTGCCTAAGTTGAAGATTTAACTTAACCAACAACAAGCCGGAGAGCTAAACACCTAAAGAGAAAGAGACGGTGGTCACAGAGCAACAACGCGGTCGACCAATTCCATGTTCCTCGATGCAAACAAAAGAAACAAGTCATGCAAGCAAGCACATTACTTTTCCTAGAATTCCTCTCCGGTTGGCGTAACTACGTGCCTTCATCGGCACGGCAAACGAAAGCATTCACAGACATGAGACGAATGCTCCTCGGTTGCAGCCCATGTCTTCTTTTTAGGCCGATGCCCATCGTTTCTTTCTCATTCTTCTTCGTACGGTCGCTTCAGAGTCGTCCATTACTCCTCGTGGGGTTCGTCCTCGATCCGCGCGCACACGCGCGAGATGGGGACGGTAACTTCTCGCCGCTCCGTGGGGTTCGTCCTCTTCCTGGGGATGCATTTGGCACGTACGCCCTCGATTTCCTTCTCCGTCGGCTCCAGTTTCGAGCTCCTGATCGCACGTTTCGACAGCATTACATGTCGATTCTAAGAGATGTTGTTGAGGTGACGCAAGCTTTTACCTGCACGCGTTGTAGGAGGAGGACCTCTTCAGGGCGAGGAGCTCGGCGCGGCCATCGCTCGCCTTCTTCTTCGTCTCGATCAGGCTCCCGCTGAAGTACTCCTTGTCCTCCAGCCTGATCCCCGCGAAGCCATTGCTCGCCATCAAGCCGTCCGCCTCCAGATCGGACCCTCCACGGGGCGCCGGCCTCTCCTTGCACTGCGACGCCGGCTGCGTTGGCGGGGACAGCGAGAGCCCCTGCTGGTCCTTCACGTTGATGGAGCCGCAGGAGAGTAGGTGCATCAGCACCGCTGACGCCCGCATCCGCCCGCTCGCGTATCTCGCCACCGTCCGGTCGTGGTCCTCCGTCCCGACCGCCGCTCGCCCGTCCGCTTTGATCAGCGTCTCCAGGGTCTCCGGGCTCGACGACGACGGAGGCGGCGAGATCTCATCGCTATCCAGCTCCGTGATCTCAGCTCGGCCCCCGGCATCCCTCGTGGAGGCGGCCCGCCGTCTGATCCTCCGGTCGTCCGTCTGCGTTGACGCGTCCGCCGCCATGAGGCCGCCGGTCTGGGCCGGCACGGCGGTCTTGTAGACCTTGTATTCGTTGATGTCGAAGGAGCCCCAAGGCGCCTTTTTCCTACTGATCTGCAAGATTTCGGGGTCTTCATCGACGGATTTGCGGATCGACAGGGTCTTCTCGGAGGCAATGGTGTCCTGGGAGCTGGGAGAGGAGATGATCTGAGGGAGCTCCGACCCCTTGAGGACGTACTCATGGCCGTGCGCCGGGTGGATCAGATCGCCCTCGGAGAGATCGTGCCACACGAATCCGTTCTTGTAGCTCCTGCAATATCCCAAATCATCCAATGAGAAGAAGAAATTCCAAGAAAAGGGGGCCAAAGTCGTGGAAGAGAATGGCGCAACGGTAccgcttggaagaccaagagtagAGATCGGCTATTCCCTTGCCTCTCAGGAAGTTGAGACGATCGATCACATCTGTCGACGAGAGACGAGACGTCAACAAACAAGAGAACACCAAGAACAGGAAAGAAATTGGGTTTGTGGGAGATTTGGGATATACCTCTGAGGTAGAGACCGTCGCCGGAGGAGAGGGTGACCTCCATGAAGTGGGGGTGCTCCAGCTGGCCATTCCTGGAGAGGTAGTACACCACAGGGACCTTCTTCGGCTTCGGCTCCTTCCACACTTTGGTCCTCTCGGGACTCGTCTCCTGGTCCCTCCACTGCCGCATTGTCTCCATCCTCCCTCGCGAGGAAGCCACCGCCATCGCTGCTCCTAATGCAAATGTAACAGCACGAAGAGGATTCAGAGGTCGAACGCGAGAGGGAGTaacgaagaagaagggaagagtgACCCTTTTATAAGCATTTGGGTCGTGCACCTGTCGGGAGTTCGGAGAACAGAGCTTCGTTTGCAGTGAGCAGGAAGGAAGGGGAAGGAAAGGAAGAGGTATTATAAGCAGGAAGAGGGTGTGAAGGGAATAAGGATCTCGTGCACCACCGTCTCCTCTCCACCTTTCCCTTGCCCAAAACGAGGCACGAGGCGACTTCAACGGCAGCAGCGAGAAGCATCAGTTTGGAAGGAGCCGCCGCGACCACCGCGCATAAAGGCGGACGTCACTCCCTCCCTTTGACCATGGCCTTCCGTCCATTGAATTCTGCGGCCACCATTAAACTAGAAGACACTGCTGCCGCTTCAGCTCCGCGCCAGTTGGCACGTCGAAGCCTGCGATGGCGCTGATGGAGAGTCGGCACCGGTCTTCGGACGCTACTCATGCGGTCAATAGCGGGTCACATTGATACACACGGGGAGGAGAAGACGAGTGGAAAAAGGACCGGTCGGTAGTCAACGATGTCGGCTATGGGTCCAAGAAGTCGTCGCTGCTTGTCGGCGTCTCCATCTCTCACCTCTTCTTACCCTCTGCGACACCGTTGACCGCACGTGGAACGCCATCAACGACTGGCCCGACATACGTGCAGCTATCCTTCGCTGCTTTGCATCCATATGCTTGCATGCAGGTGAAGTTTAAATAATAGAGTTGGAAACTGtagaaattatattaaatatgacAATTTATAATCTCTCATTctgtatttaattatttatataaaatattatatgagtttttattatttctaattataaaattgatttaaTATTCTAATGCGAGCATGTAACATAAGCTGGGATACCTGTCCTAACGTAGGCCGACAGCCCAATCCAACATATGGCCCGGTAAAGCCTTCCATGCCTCGCCTTGTCTGTTCTCTGTCACTCCATCCATGCCAAtcgcgtgtatatatatatatatatatatatatatatatatatatatatatatatatatatatatatatacttgtttgGTGTGACTTGGATTGGGAGGACCCTGCCATTAATGACGAGGCACGTGGCTCCGACTACAAGTCGTGCAACGCGCATCCCACGGCTCGCCACGCTGGTGAGCATGGAGAAGGCGAACCAAAACCGCGGGCACCGGAAATCGAGACACACCATGTGGCCACACGACCCCGAGCCAAAATGTGGCACCATCAAACCCACTCCTGAAGCATCTCCCCGACCACGAAGTATGACGCCGATTGGGCAACGACGTGCGGAAGGTTGTACCTCCGTGAAGAATTCGTGCGCGTATGGCCAAGGGGGGACGTGGGTCCCGATGATAGAACGGACCCCACCGCACCGCGTGGCCATCGCCCGATCGCTCCTTAATCCAATCCGTAATTAGAACAGGCGTAGGGTTAGCTGCTAAGACAGAGACCGGTAAAGCCGTTGGGGTGGTTTCATAATGCATGGGGATCGGAGATTAAGGAGGCTAACGTCGATTGGATGCATGAGGGGAGTTGGGGTGTCCTAAAAGCGTGGGGTGTGGTGGACCATTCGGCCTCTTTTTAGTGGGCGTGGTCTTGCGCTTTGGGGACCTCAGCGCGTGAGCCGAGGGACCATTGGATCAGTGGTTATCCTCCTTTTTGTCGTCGAGGCCCTACTGCTCATCGCACTCCAACGCTAGCTCGCCAAAATGCAGTATGGGGGGGAAGTAGCATTGCAACAAACAGCTTGCGGGCAACATGGAAGTGTCAATATTTAGTTGGCATTGCAAAGTCTTTCATCGTCATCTTTAATGAAATATATTATCTGCAAGCCAAACAAGCCATGACTCAGAGTGACCGGTTGTCACGATTCGGTAGTTGAAGCATAGTATCGTGAGTTAAAGCTGAAACCATCAATCATCATCGCGGCAATTATCACACGAATCACCTTTGAATCAAAGGCATGGAACAAAAaatatgacatatataattaGTGCGTTAGTCTCCCATGCCACTGTAACATGCATAGGTGCTATCACTAGGCTccattaaagagagagagagagaagcatcaAAGATGGGAAGATCCAATTAACAAGACGACCCGGGATCTGGATGTCTCACGAGGCTTGTCTTCTTCTCACCGGAAACTGGCCGCCGCCCTCCCCCTCCCCAACTTTACCCTACACATCAAGCCATGGCCCCAATGCAAGACAAAAGCCAAATAAACTACAGCCCTTTGTGTAGTATCTCATGGCTATTCGTGCCATATGAAGGCAACATAAGAGGGAAATATTCACTGGTGGGAAAAGTATAGAAATGCTACTACATCCACACCACACCATTGTTTCTTGTAGACATTGCTTTCCAGTATAAAGTGACCTAGCAATGGCTAGTTGGAGACCCAACCAAAAAGAATATGGCACTAGAGATATCAACTGGAGGATTAAATCTTCCTTGGACATAGTGGCAGTGTTGATTACCTAGTCAACAAGCTAAGGAATAACCTGATCTATACTCAACTTATTGATCGAGACAAAGAAGAGGTGAGACCTTGCCTACTGTGTAGACAGTGGAAGAGGTCATGCGTTCATATGTAGGGTGAGAGAACTCCCACATAACATAGTCACATACCTTATACGTTACATCTCAAAATAAAAGCTCTTCCCGGACGAGTACTACATATTCTTTTGGTCTGTGCAAACTTGCTGCCAGAGACTTCACATGAGCAACAAGAGGCCCACGGAGGGGCAGAAGTAGAGTGTACGAGGAGCAGCGGCAGATTGTGTGCATCCCTGTGACTCTTGAAGAGGTCACCATGGATGCAAGCTTGCCTTCTGTTTGGAGTTCCCATGAGGTCagccactctctctctctgtgcctaACATGTTTTGAGACATGGGTTCTCTTTATTTTATGGATCAGTCCTTCTGAAATGGGATTTAGTAAGTGTTCATGGGGTTGCCTTGACATGGCCACCGGACCGGCGACGGAGGAGGTGCGATCTGCTGGCGGCTGGTCGAGCGGCTACAAGGGGTTCCCTTTGTCGTAGAACGCGCGAGTAGCCGCTGTTGCAGTGTTGTTTCGTGAGCTTCGACGGAGAGTGGAGTTTGGTGCTCAAGTGTTCGACCGATTGACCCCTAACTAGCAAACTACGAATCCCAAAACCTGTTAGAATTATGCTGGCATTAGCCGTGTGATGCCAACCGGTGAGTGAAACATTGACCTCGATCATCATTAGCCCGTGGCCTTTCTCTGCAGGAAAGATTCTTCCTATAGAACTATTCTATGTGGATGATGTGAACCTGTCGAACACCGTAGCTTTAGATATGTTGCCTGGTACAAGAAGTTGGTGCGAAGTCCCTTGTCATAGACCAAAATCCATGTTCTGCAATAGTTGCTTTGATTCATGAAAGTTCTCTTCTTTCAGCGGATATCTGTTCACATCACCCAACGAATGGATTTTGCTTGTTGGGTGATGATGAAGTCGAAGCATCAGATTAGAAAAGACCTCCACTGAGTCATTCTCTGCCATCTCTTCTGCTGAATCTTCTTACCGTACTTTCTTTGGTCAAACAGATCATGGAGGACCTCAAGCACAAGCTTCTGCTTGCCACCATGGAACTGGAAACGCTACGGGCCAATGCCAAGGAAGagatgagaaagagagaggaagatATCGGTCACTTGATCCACCTCCTTCAGGTGATCACCAGAGAAAGAGATGCAGCAAGGAATCAGCTGCAGCTTCTGCTCGACAGCATCACGCGGCCTCACACCGCGGAGCTCTCTCCGATGCTATCCGGCACTCTCCAAGAGGCAGCAACGGCATCCGATAGCCTCTCAGGAACTCCCACCCATCGTTCCTATGGCGCGTCCCCTGTTGCTTCTCCAGAACTGTCGAGCATGAAGATGGCCGATCCCTGCAACATGCCGAAGAACAATGGGGCAGCACTGAGAGCGAAGGAAGCTTCTGCGGTAATCGACGGCCTTGTCATAAAGAAACCACTGCCGGAGAAAGGGAAGCTGTTGCAGGCCGTTCTGGAAGCAGGTCCTACGCTGCAGACGCTTCTCTTGGCAGGGCCACTCCCTCGGTGGCGCAACCCTCCGCCACCCCAGCCATTTCAAGTACCCCCGGTGGGTGTCAGTGCCCACAAAGCTTCGTCACCCAACCCGAGAATCGCACCTGCCGTCGGCTTGTGCACGATCAAGAGACCACTGACCTCGCCATGCATGAGCAACTACGGCAACCTGGTGCTGAAGAGACAGAAGACTCGGTTCACCGGGGGGTACTGCACGATGTGAAGGAGACGGTCTTCTtccgattaggaattctgtatctTGACATGTTCATAATGCATGTAAATAGCACGAGTTATTACAGGTGAATCGAGTCGTGCTGTAAAGCTGCCCTGTTCTTTCATGGATCTCAGACAGCGGTTTGAGGGAGGAAAAGCTGCTGCGTGTGattgccaccaccaccaccaccaccttcacgATTAAGGGCTGGATCGGAAGTGTCCTTTAAAGCAGCTTCTCGGCCTCATTCTTGTTCTTTTCTGCCTGCTTTCCCTTTTGCTTCAACACGCCTTTAGGCTCTTTTAGCTCCACGTCCTCCGTTGTTGAACTCCTTTTTGAGGCACCATGGCGGATGTAATCATTATGCAGCTCCCCAGCAGAAGGCtaaatattcttcttttttttatgtatttattgTAAATATACttaaagacgaagaagaagaagaagaagaagaagaaggtgtacGCAGCATCTTTGCATCACTCCTATGGCGTGTCATATGACACACAACTCACGTAAAATAAAAGAAGACAAAGATAACTTGCTGCATTTTACGTAGAACCAAAACTCGCAGAGAGG from Musa acuminata AAA Group cultivar baxijiao chromosome BXJ2-11, Cavendish_Baxijiao_AAA, whole genome shotgun sequence encodes:
- the LOC135626903 gene encoding uncharacterized protein LOC135626903 isoform X2, whose translation is MEDLKHKLLLATMELETLRANAKEEMRKREEDIGHLIHLLQVITRERDAARNQLQLLLDSITRPHTAELSPMLSGTLQEAATASDSLSGTPTHRSYGASPVASPELSSMKMADPCNMPKNNGAALRAKEASAVIDGLVIKKPLPEKGKLLQAVLEAGPTLQTLLLAGPLPRWRNPPPPQPFQVPPVGVSAHKASSPNPRIAPAVGLCTIKRPLTSPCMSNYGNLVLKRQKTRFTGGYCTM
- the LOC135626902 gene encoding protein SOSEKI 5-like, whose protein sequence is MLLAAAVEVASCLVLGKGKVERRRWCTRSLFPSHPLPAYNTSSFPSPSFLLTANEALFSELPTGAAMAVASSRGRMETMRQWRDQETSPERTKVWKEPKPKKVPVVYYLSRNGQLEHPHFMEVTLSSGDGLYLRDVIDRLNFLRGKGIADLYSWSSKRSYKNGFVWHDLSEGDLIHPAHGHEYVLKGSELPQIISSPSSQDTIASEKTLSIRKSVDEDPEILQISRKKAPWGSFDINEYKVYKTAVPAQTGGLMAADASTQTDDRRIRRRAASTRDAGGRAEITELDSDEISPPPSSSSPETLETLIKADGRAAVGTEDHDRTVARYASGRMRASAVLMHLLSCGSINVKDQQGLSLSPPTQPASQCKERPAPRGGSDLEADGLMASNGFAGIRLEDKEYFSGSLIETKKKASDGRAELLALKRSSSYNACRSSKLEPTEKEIEGVRAKCIPRKRTNPTERREVTVPISRVCARIEDEPHEE
- the LOC135627611 gene encoding probable histone H2A.6, giving the protein MKKRVSRSVKDDIQFPDGRYAQRVGLASHVIDEWIHEASTSRLHWDLLADVSIAHGGMLPDINQVLLPKKTDEVSEEPKSGAQEGC
- the LOC135627612 gene encoding zinc finger protein ZAT12-like; protein product: MKRYTEGEEGETASMNVANVLILLSFGGCDGEEIVDVSARTSPADRVFECKTCNRRFPSFQALGGHRASHKKPRVAGNGREELARARVHECSVCGLEFAIGQALGGHMRRHRATANSFPQGSCLQEKKPREEKALWLDLNAPPSEGERDCR
- the LOC135626903 gene encoding uncharacterized protein LOC135626903 isoform X1 gives rise to the protein MDASLPSVWSSHEIMEDLKHKLLLATMELETLRANAKEEMRKREEDIGHLIHLLQVITRERDAARNQLQLLLDSITRPHTAELSPMLSGTLQEAATASDSLSGTPTHRSYGASPVASPELSSMKMADPCNMPKNNGAALRAKEASAVIDGLVIKKPLPEKGKLLQAVLEAGPTLQTLLLAGPLPRWRNPPPPQPFQVPPVGVSAHKASSPNPRIAPAVGLCTIKRPLTSPCMSNYGNLVLKRQKTRFTGGYCTM